The genomic stretch CATCGAGCTCGCCGCCACCCGCGTGCACGCCGTGGGGGTGCAGCGTGTCTGACGCCGCGCGACATACCGAACTCAAGCCCGCCGACCTGGCCCGCATGCTGCGCTACGCGACCGACTGGCTGGGCGTGTACCGCGAGCAGGTGAACGCCCTGAACGTGTACCCGGTGCCGGACGGCGACACCGGCACGAACATGCACCTGACCATGCAGTCCGTGCGCCGCGAGCTCGACACCTGCGAGCAGGACTCCATGCCCAGCGTGGCCCGCGCGATCAGTTACGGGGCGCTGCTGGGCGCGCGCGGGAACAGCGGCGTGATCCTCTCGCAGCTCCTCAAGGGCTTCGCCGAGGCGATCCGCGACGCGAAGACCGTGGACGCCGCGCTGCTGGGCCGGGCCTTCCAGGCGGCGCAGAAGGCCGGCTACGGCGCGGTCATGAAACCCGTCGAGGGCACCATCCTGACCGTGGCGCGCGGCGTGGCCGAAGGAGCGCAGAGTCAACAGGCGCAGGGACAGGACATCGAGGGGCTGCTGGAACAGGCGCTGTTCAGGGGGCAGGAACTCCTCGACCAGACGCCGGACATGCTCCCGGCCCTCAAGCAGGCGGGCGTGATCGACTCGGGCGGGCAGGGCTACCTGTACCTCGTGGCGGGCATGCTGGCCGAGCTGCGCGGCGAGGCGCTGCCGCCCGAGCCGGACGTGACGGAGTACGCGCAGCAGCAGTTCGAGAACGAGGAGTTCGGCTTCTGCACCGAGTTCCTGATGTCCGAGGCGACCGAGTCCATCGAGACGATCCGCGAGCTCGTCACGCCCTTCGGGGACTCGCTGCTCGTCGTGGGCGCGGAAGGGTACGTCAAGGGCCACATCCACACCAACGAGCCTGACCAGCTGCTCGCCACGGTCGGCCGCTACGGGAAGATGCTCAAGACCAAGGTCGAGGACATGGCCGAGCAGCACACGGAGATCCTGGGCATGGCCGGGGCCGCCGCACGGGCCGAGGAGGAAGTGCCGCCCTCGGGTCTGGTCGCCGTGGCGAACGGGTACGGGCTGGTCAAGCTGTTCCGCTCCCTGGGCGCGCGCATCGTGTCCGGCGGGCAGACCGCGAACCCCAGCGTTCAGGACATCGTGGACGCCGTGCGCAGCGTCAGCGCCGAGAAGGTCGTCATCCTGCCGAACAACAAGAACGTCCTGATGGCCGCCGAGAAGGCCATGGAACTCATGGAGGGCCGCGCGGTCGTCATTCCCACCCGCACCCTCGGGCAGGGCATCGGCGCGGCGCTCGCCTTCCAGCCGGACACGCCCGCCGACGAGCTCAGGGACACCATGACCGAGGGGGCCGGGAACGTCACGACCTTCGAGGTCACGCGCGCCAGCCGCACCACCAACATCACCACGAAAGACGGCACGACCCTGGACATCCAGGAGGGCGATGTGATCGGCCTGCGCGACGACGAACTCGTCCAGGCCGGCGGGCAACCCGAGGACAGCGTGCTGGAGATGCTCAACAGGTCGTACGCCGGGCAGGAGATCGTCACCGTGTTCGGCGGCCCCCAGAAGACCCAGGACGACCTCGACGCCCTCGCCGCGAAGATCAGCGCCGCGTTCCCCATGGTCGAGGTCGAGGCGCACGCCGGCGGCCCCGACCTGTACGACTACCTCGTCACGCTGGAATAGGCCGGGGGCGCGCAGCTGGTGGCAGAGGGCCGGGGCATCCACGCTCCGGCCCCCGCCCTTTGGCCTACGCGCGCCCTACGCCACCCGGCGAATGTGGCCCGCACGGCCCGCCCCGCATACTCCATGGCAGGTGAGGGCCCACGCCCGCACCGGCCGGGCCGAACGCCCAGGGTTACCCTTCAACGGTCAAGCCCCCTGAGCGGATCACTTGCCCGGCCTGCACCACCGTCAGCACCGCCCGCTCCCATCGTCCAGTGGACAGGACATCAGGCTTTCAATCTGAGAACGCCGGTTCAATTCCGGCTGGGAGTCCCACCCCTCCGGCACCGGAGGATGATTCCATCGTCCAATGGCTCAAGACGCCCCGTTGTCTGCGGGAAGATGTGGGTTCAATTCCCACTGGAATCGCCACACGCGGGCCGACTTCAGGGCCGAACGGTCACGGTTCTCTCCACACGCGTCCCCCAGCGGGGCGTCCGGGCGGAAACACCTCCGGGTGTTCCGGGTTCGATTCCCGGCATGGACTGGCCCGATCCGTGACCACCCCCTTGTCCGGAAGTCTCCCCCGCTCCACCCGTCGGGCCGAAGAAGTCTCGGTGATCGGCTCCAGTCTGAAGGGTTCAGACACCGCAGGAATGCAGTGGAGGGTTCGATCCCCTTCTGGATTACCCGACCTTCACCCCCTTGCCCGACCACTCCACGCAGATGTCGTCCAGCAGCCAGGATTTCTCGTTGCCAACGAGAGGACGGTGGTGCAAGTCCACTCATCTGCTCCACGCAGGTTTCTTCTAGTCAGCAAGATGCCCGGCAACCGTCGGGTAACGGCGGTGCAATTCCGTCCAGCCTGCTCCACACTCCGGTATCCCAACTCGGCAGAGGAACACGTCTCAGAAACGTGTCAGTGTCGGTTCAAATCCGACTCGGAGTACCAGCCCCAGCGCGGGCAGCTCATGGTGGGTGTCTCGGCCCCTCGGCACCCCTTGCCCGGCCACACCGGTTCGGGCCGACGCACGAGGGTTATTGGCGAAACTGGTTCGAATCCACACACCCACCCCAAATCCAACGCAGGAGGTACGACCATGAAACATTCCAGACGTCTCGGAGCCCTCAGCTGGGCCGGCCGTGCGCCGCACCTCCAGCGAGACCCCCAGCATCGACCCGACCGTGCCCGATATCCCCACCCCACCCAGACGCGAAATCCTGGATGGGCGGCGAAGACGGCGAGTCGCGGGAGACTGTAAATCTTCAGCCTTCGGGCACAGTGGGTTCAATTCCCACCCCATCCACCACACGCGGCGGGTAGCTCAATCGGTAGAGCAGGAAACTGCTTTCCACGCCCCTTGCCCCGTCAATGCCCTGGGCCGAAGTGCGAAAGTTACCACTCTTCATGGCCGGGTTGCGGGTTCGAGTCCCGCCCCGCCGCAGCTTTTCCAAGTCCACCGTGGGGACGGTGGCGGAGCTGGTCAAACGCAAATGTCGCTCCTTGTGGGCTCTCCCTCACCGACCCTTGCCCGCCCGGGCCGATGCGTGAAGGTTATTCGGAACATTCGACCGTCTGGTCTCGCGGGTTCGAATCCCGCCCGTCCCCCACTTCCCTTCTCGGGCTGGTAGCTCAACCCCACCGCCTCCGCGTTCCCTTGCCTGACCTTCTCGCGGGCCGACGGCAGAGGCTTCTCGTCAGAGCGTCCGCGCGAGCGGAAGGAGCGGGTGCAACTCCCGCCCAGCCCCACACGACATGGAACGGTAGCTCAGTGGATAGAGCACTTTGCCTTCCCGATCCCTTGCCCGCCCGCACCCGCGGCGCTGGGCCGCTGGTGAAGGCTTATCGACTGTTACTCGAGAGGTCGTGGGTTCGAATCCCACCCGTTCCACCACATGAACCGGTAGCTCAGCTGGAGGAGCATCCCGCTACGAACGGGGAGGTCGCAGGTTCAAGTCCTGCCCGGTTCTCCACCCCCCGCCCCCGCCTTCCGGGATAGCTCAGTGGCAGAGCGCCTGCCTGTTAAGCAGGACGTCGCAGGTTCGAACCCTGCTCCCGGAGCCATGTCCGGACTCAGGCTTCCGAATTCCGGTTCGGGGCGGTGAAGATGCCCCGAACCTCCATTCTCCAGCCTTCGCTCTGAGTCCACTCGTTTCACTCGATCCTGACAGGCACCACTGCACGGCCTTTCAGGACGACTCCTCTGGACGTAGTGCAGCGGAAGCACGCCTGATTTGGGATCAGGAGGTCGCACGTTCGAACCGTGCCGTTCAGACCACATGGGCTTGTCGCGTAATGGCAGCGCGTCCCTCTTGCACAGGGGAAGTGGGAGTTCGAATCTCCCCATGTCCACCACCCAGACCGCATACGGAGGCCGGGCAACCGGCGCGGGGAAGAACGTCCGGAGTACGGAGGGGGCTGGCCACAGCTTCGAGGACGGCCCCTCAGCTTTCTTGACACGTTTAGGCGTCTGGTACGGAGAGTGTGGTGTAAAGGTCGCACGCCGCCCTGTGAAGGCGGAGGTCATGAGTTCGATTCTCGCCGCTCTCCCCAACGGGTTTCTCGCTTAACGGCAAAGCACACGGTTCCAACCCGTGCAGATCGGGGTTCGAATCCCTGGAAGCCCGCCACGTGTCCCGGTAGCTCAGTCCGTCGAGCGTCTGGTTGAAGCCCAGAAGGCCGTAGGTTCGAATCCTGCCCGGTACACCACCCGATCCGGTAGCTCAGTCGCGCAGAGCACTCGCCTCTTAAGCGAGGAGTCGTGGGTTCGAGTCCCACCCGGTTCACCACTTCGGCGCACGTGCGCCACGGTCGCCGCTGGCGATTCCAGCGAAGTCCGGCTTCCGCTCTGCTCCCGTCCCTGCGGACATGACACCGCAGAGCCGTCCGCGCCGCAGAAGCCTCCTGTGGTTCCGTCTCGCTCCGCTCGGGTGAACACCGGGCTGCGGCCCGGCATTCACCGGAATTCCCGCCCTGTCGAAAGGAGGGCCGATCCCATGAAGAACCTACTGAACGCACTGAACCCCCTGAACCGCACGCAGACCGAGCGGCTCGACCCCCGTCAGGTCGCCAACAGCGCGGGCGGCTTCGTGTACGCGCTGTCCGACGAGGCGCGCCTGACCCGCTTCCTGATCCTGGGGACGGACGGCGGCACGTTCTACGCGACCGAGCGTGGGCACACCCTCCAGGCGACGGAGTTCGTGAAGACCTTCGTGCAGGTGGACGCCGCGCGGGCGCTGGCCGTGACGCTGGACGTGATCCGGACGAACCGCGCGCCCAAGGCCGATCCGGCGCTGCTGGTGCTGGCGCTGGTCGCGAAGACCGCGCCGGACGCGGCGGTGCGCAAGGCCGCGTGGGACGCGCTGCCGGAGGTGGCGCGCACGGGCACCATGCTGCTGCACTTCCTGGCGTTCGCGGACACGCTGGGCGGCTGGGGTCGCCTGACCCGCCGGGGCGTGGCGCGCGTGTACGAGGACGTGCCCGTGGAGCGGCTGGCGCTGTGGGCCGTGAAGTACAAGGCCCGTGACGGCTGGAGCCAGGCGGACGCGCTGCGCAAGGCGCACCCGAAGACCGCGGACGCGGGCCGCAACGCGGTGCTGCGCTTCATGGTGGACGGCGTGCTGCCGGACGTGGGCGACATCAGCGAGCCGGCCCTGCGCGTGATCGAGGGCCACCTGCTGGCCCAGAGCGTGAGCACCGACCGGGACGCGGCGACCCTGATGCGCGGCTTCGGCCTGCCCATCGAGGCGATCCCGACCCACCTGCGCGGCGCAGAGGTGTACCGCGCCGCGATGGAGACGAACGGCCTGACGTGGCTGCTGCGCAACCTGGGCAACCTGGGGCGCGTGGGCGTGCTGAGCGTGAACGACCGCGAGGTCGTGAAGGCTGTCGTGGAGCGTGTGACCGACCCGCAGGCGCTGAAGCGCGGGCGCATCCACCCGCTGGACGCGCTGAAGGCCCGGCTGGTGTACGCGCAGGGCCGCGGCGTGAAGGGCAAGGGCGAGTGGCTGCCCGTGCCGCGCGTGGTGGACGCGCTGGAGGAGGCATTCTACGCGGCTTTCGGCACCGTGCGCCCGGCCGGTACCCGTCACCTGCTGGGTCTGGACGTGTCGGGCTCCATGACGATGGGCGCGGTGGGCGGCGTGCCGGGCCTGACGCCGAACATGGCGGCCGCGGCCATGAGCATGGTGGCGCTGCGCACCGAGCTGGACGCCCTGACGATGGGCTTCGCCCGCGAGTTCCGCCGGCTGGGCATCACGCCGAAGGACACGCTGGACGGCGCGATGCGCAAGGCGC from Deinococcus sp. AB2017081 encodes the following:
- a CDS encoding DAK2 domain-containing protein is translated as MLRYATDWLGVYREQVNALNVYPVPDGDTGTNMHLTMQSVRRELDTCEQDSMPSVARAISYGALLGARGNSGVILSQLLKGFAEAIRDAKTVDAALLGRAFQAAQKAGYGAVMKPVEGTILTVARGVAEGAQSQQAQGQDIEGLLEQALFRGQELLDQTPDMLPALKQAGVIDSGGQGYLYLVAGMLAELRGEALPPEPDVTEYAQQQFENEEFGFCTEFLMSEATESIETIRELVTPFGDSLLVVGAEGYVKGHIHTNEPDQLLATVGRYGKMLKTKVEDMAEQHTEILGMAGAAARAEEEVPPSGLVAVANGYGLVKLFRSLGARIVSGGQTANPSVQDIVDAVRSVSAEKVVILPNNKNVLMAAEKAMELMEGRAVVIPTRTLGQGIGAALAFQPDTPADELRDTMTEGAGNVTTFEVTRASRTTNITTKDGTTLDIQEGDVIGLRDDELVQAGGQPEDSVLEMLNRSYAGQEIVTVFGGPQKTQDDLDALAAKISAAFPMVEVEAHAGGPDLYDYLVTLE
- the rsr gene encoding RNA-binding protein Rsr is translated as MKNLLNALNPLNRTQTERLDPRQVANSAGGFVYALSDEARLTRFLILGTDGGTFYATERGHTLQATEFVKTFVQVDAARALAVTLDVIRTNRAPKADPALLVLALVAKTAPDAAVRKAAWDALPEVARTGTMLLHFLAFADTLGGWGRLTRRGVARVYEDVPVERLALWAVKYKARDGWSQADALRKAHPKTADAGRNAVLRFMVDGVLPDVGDISEPALRVIEGHLLAQSVSTDRDAATLMRGFGLPIEAIPTHLRGAEVYRAAMETNGLTWLLRNLGNLGRVGVLSVNDREVVKAVVERVTDPQALKRGRIHPLDALKARLVYAQGRGVKGKGEWLPVPRVVDALEEAFYAAFGTVRPAGTRHLLGLDVSGSMTMGAVGGVPGLTPNMAAAAMSMVALRTELDALTMGFAREFRRLGITPKDTLDGAMRKAQDASFGATDTARPMLWAAEQGVKVDTFVVYTDNETWAGNVHPTVALDRYRQKTGIAARLIVVGLTATKFTIADPNRADMLDVVGFDTAAPAVMTDFARGDV